Proteins from one Microscilla marina ATCC 23134 genomic window:
- a CDS encoding DMT family transporter: MNKTAKVHLALFTVNLIYATNYVVASKIMKDAYITPFAIILLRVCGASLLFWFFQAFTFNERVQKTSDYLRFAYCALFGVVINQLLFFKGLSMTVPIDASIILTSSPILVLLASVIILKEKVTWLKLLGIILGAIGAVMLIGGGDFSFKGENTWGNLLVLLNASSYSVYLVVVKPLMRRYQAFTVVKWVFLFGCIGVLPFGWSEVQQVQWSTMPGWVYLILGFIVVGVTFLAYLLNAWALRFVSSTLVAFYIYLQPVLTSIIAVLSSQDELTFKKVLFSLLIFTGIFLVSYSGAQEAKKRKKPEEV; encoded by the coding sequence ATGAATAAAACTGCCAAGGTACACCTTGCCTTATTTACCGTAAATTTAATTTATGCAACCAACTATGTAGTGGCTTCCAAAATAATGAAAGACGCTTACATTACACCTTTTGCTATTATTTTATTAAGGGTGTGTGGGGCTTCTCTGTTGTTTTGGTTTTTTCAGGCGTTTACTTTCAACGAAAGGGTTCAGAAAACCAGCGACTACCTGCGTTTTGCTTATTGTGCCTTGTTTGGGGTAGTCATCAATCAACTGCTCTTTTTCAAAGGGCTGTCTATGACCGTGCCCATTGATGCATCCATTATACTTACTTCGTCACCTATACTGGTATTGCTTGCCTCAGTCATCATTCTCAAAGAAAAAGTAACCTGGCTTAAGTTATTAGGGATCATATTGGGAGCCATTGGTGCAGTAATGTTGATCGGTGGCGGTGATTTTTCTTTTAAAGGAGAAAATACCTGGGGCAACCTGTTGGTATTGCTCAATGCCAGTTCGTATAGTGTGTATTTGGTGGTAGTCAAACCATTGATGCGCCGTTATCAAGCGTTTACCGTAGTCAAATGGGTGTTTTTGTTTGGCTGTATAGGTGTACTGCCTTTTGGCTGGAGCGAAGTGCAACAAGTGCAATGGAGTACCATGCCAGGCTGGGTGTACCTTATCCTGGGTTTTATAGTAGTAGGGGTTACTTTTCTGGCTTACTTGCTCAATGCCTGGGCACTACGGTTTGTAAGCTCTACTTTGGTGGCATTTTATATTTACCTACAGCCTGTGCTCACCAGTATTATAGCAGTGCTAAGCAGCCAGGACGAATTGACTTTTAAAAAAGTACTGTTTTCGTTATTGATCTTTACCGGTATATTTTTGGTGAGTTACAGTGGGGCACAAGAGGCTAAAAAACGAAAGAAACCAGAAGAAGTGTAG
- a CDS encoding SpoIIE family protein phosphatase: MYKWILLILLLNISFPAVKGQNGLSLAQTDSLEQELSEAFIDTVRIQILSQLSNAYVVNRPLKAKLYLTQAFKHASSINYRQGLIDLSKTKGKFLYTQNKPAEAITWYKKADSLLKLDKRSKESAQCLIEMAKIYSRYGDLDTAWKLLSKSLKTAQQYQQKPTLIQIYLLLADVTAKQDSLSQTLAYFAKAAQECTQQKDFQQLGLTHQKTGMFYLNRKQPGQALKAFKKALAVYQKHHHHLGILTQHYYIGLSQQTQQNNLKAIKRFEQVLQLADRLGTKLFVAESYYRLSLLHLADDEEKSLECVKKAYEKSLEYNNHTIARDASKALSLYYNKQADTKNALLYQKAYQILNDSLLAQSHRHTLAKERFQTQVKIQHRTDMLRTAHKATLANEQAKSLWLLVLVLTVGIGASGLLIWLFRKNKKTKRRFKELVNQKKEIVGAQSNEIAHQQEVISTKEEALKGANQTLKLKEEKIAESEKQTAEHQEYIYDSMVYTSEIQKVLLPNMKKRNRVLTDHFVLFKPREILSGDFYWVKKVKPYVVIVTADCTGHGVPSAVTGMLAISFLNNIVRDHMELSAGEILDQLREKVKQTIRHHNDEAGEESNKGRIEMALAMYDLEKMELQYAGAYNALHIIRPTKALENFQFNAQIRSMQQGEYTLLEVKADKQPVGRFIKEKSFETHRLKLEENDKLYMFTNGYVDQPNYKNRLFNKSQLKTLLLAIHQRPMVEQEQILDSTFEEWKGKKPQIDDLLVMGVSINQATKVKEKKTAQKKKTLEDTPQTTNDQG, translated from the coding sequence ATGTATAAATGGATACTCTTAATCCTGCTATTGAACATAAGCTTTCCCGCTGTTAAAGGGCAAAATGGACTTTCTTTGGCTCAAACCGATAGTTTGGAGCAAGAGCTAAGCGAGGCTTTTATTGACACTGTCCGGATTCAAATCTTGAGTCAGTTGAGCAATGCATACGTTGTAAATCGCCCCCTTAAAGCCAAACTTTACCTCACCCAAGCCTTTAAGCACGCTTCCAGCATCAATTACCGACAGGGGCTCATTGATTTATCTAAAACTAAAGGCAAGTTTTTGTATACTCAGAATAAACCCGCTGAAGCAATTACTTGGTATAAAAAAGCTGACAGTTTGCTAAAACTTGACAAGCGATCAAAAGAGTCGGCACAATGCCTGATCGAAATGGCAAAAATTTATAGTCGCTACGGTGATCTCGATACTGCCTGGAAACTATTGAGTAAAAGCCTGAAAACAGCCCAGCAATACCAACAAAAACCAACCTTGATACAAATATACTTGTTACTTGCCGATGTCACTGCCAAACAAGACAGCCTCTCTCAAACCTTGGCCTACTTTGCAAAAGCGGCACAAGAATGTACCCAACAAAAAGATTTTCAACAATTGGGGCTTACTCACCAAAAAACCGGCATGTTTTATCTCAACCGTAAACAGCCCGGTCAAGCACTCAAGGCATTTAAAAAAGCGTTGGCTGTTTATCAAAAACACCACCACCACTTAGGCATACTCACCCAACATTACTACATTGGCTTGAGTCAACAAACCCAACAAAACAACCTAAAAGCCATCAAACGTTTTGAGCAGGTATTACAGCTCGCTGACAGGCTGGGAACTAAGTTATTTGTTGCTGAAAGTTACTATAGGCTAAGTTTGCTGCATTTGGCAGATGATGAGGAAAAAAGCCTTGAATGTGTTAAAAAAGCGTATGAAAAAAGCCTGGAGTACAATAACCACACGATTGCCAGAGATGCCTCAAAAGCTTTGAGTTTGTACTATAATAAGCAAGCAGATACTAAAAATGCATTGCTCTACCAGAAGGCATACCAGATACTCAACGATAGCTTATTGGCGCAAAGCCACCGCCACACACTTGCCAAAGAACGCTTTCAGACACAGGTGAAGATACAGCACCGCACCGATATGTTGCGCACTGCCCACAAGGCCACACTAGCCAACGAACAAGCCAAATCACTGTGGTTGTTGGTTTTGGTGCTAACGGTGGGCATTGGCGCCAGCGGATTGTTAATATGGCTGTTTAGAAAAAATAAAAAGACAAAAAGGCGTTTCAAGGAGTTGGTAAACCAGAAAAAAGAAATTGTAGGAGCACAAAGTAATGAAATTGCCCACCAACAAGAGGTGATTTCTACCAAAGAAGAAGCCCTGAAGGGTGCTAACCAAACCCTGAAACTAAAGGAAGAAAAAATTGCTGAAAGCGAAAAGCAAACAGCTGAACATCAAGAGTATATTTATGACAGCATGGTATATACCAGCGAAATACAAAAGGTGTTGTTGCCCAATATGAAAAAACGCAATCGGGTACTTACCGATCATTTTGTCTTGTTTAAGCCCCGCGAAATTTTAAGTGGTGATTTTTATTGGGTAAAAAAAGTGAAGCCTTATGTAGTAATTGTAACGGCTGATTGCACCGGACACGGGGTACCTAGCGCAGTGACAGGCATGCTTGCCATTTCGTTTTTGAACAACATTGTACGCGACCACATGGAGCTGAGCGCTGGAGAGATTTTAGACCAACTGCGCGAAAAGGTAAAACAAACCATTAGGCACCATAATGATGAGGCAGGTGAAGAAAGTAACAAGGGACGCATAGAAATGGCTCTAGCCATGTATGACCTTGAAAAAATGGAACTGCAATATGCGGGGGCTTACAACGCTTTGCATATTATACGCCCTACCAAAGCCTTGGAAAACTTCCAGTTCAACGCTCAGATAAGGTCTATGCAACAAGGTGAGTATACATTGTTGGAGGTAAAGGCTGACAAACAACCTGTAGGCAGGTTTATCAAAGAGAAATCTTTTGAAACACACCGCCTAAAACTGGAAGAAAATGACAAGTTGTATATGTTTACCAATGGCTACGTAGATCAACCCAATTACAAAAACAGGTTGTTTAATAAGTCGCAATTAAAAACTTTGCTGTTGGCAATTCATCAACGCCCTATGGTTGAGCAGGAGCAAATACTAGATAGCACTTTTGAGGAGTGGAAAGGTAAAAAGCCGCAGATTGACGATCTGTTGGTGATGGGGGTCAGTATTAACCAAGCCACTAAGGTAAAGGAAAAAAAGACGGCGCAAAAAAAGAAAACGTTGGAAGACACCCCACAAACCACAAACGATCAGGGATAG
- a CDS encoding M57 family metalloprotease, translating to MMKILSKLSSAALIAILTFTFACKQNDEKNVAPNNKVSEKVLHQINALGFTNTGVIKTDGGYIVEGDIFLSETDLNSTPKQHNLVVGKSEQFRTSNVVNTNGNRNITIYAPTGYRGYSSAMLAGLDEAISRYNALGLDLTFSRTTSSWNADIKMTRLSRTDEQRGVLGSAGFPTNGNPYNEIKMSGVLESSYGLSTDGIATIIGHEMGHCIGFRHTDYFDRSISCGGSTANEGASDVGAINIPGTLKDADLADNGSWMLACTDGSDRPFTSGDQAALNWMYKNNF from the coding sequence ATGATGAAAATTTTATCAAAATTATCTTCCGCCGCTTTAATCGCGATACTTACTTTTACTTTTGCTTGTAAGCAAAATGACGAGAAAAATGTTGCACCTAACAACAAAGTTTCTGAAAAAGTATTACACCAGATCAATGCTTTAGGCTTTACCAACACTGGAGTAATAAAAACCGATGGTGGTTACATTGTAGAAGGCGATATTTTCCTTTCTGAGACAGATTTGAACAGCACACCCAAGCAACACAATCTAGTCGTTGGAAAAAGCGAGCAGTTCCGTACCAGTAATGTGGTAAACACGAACGGCAATCGTAACATCACCATTTATGCACCTACTGGTTACAGAGGCTACAGTTCTGCAATGTTGGCTGGCTTAGACGAAGCCATCAGTCGTTACAATGCTTTGGGCTTAGACCTTACCTTTTCTCGTACTACTTCATCTTGGAACGCTGACATCAAAATGACTCGTTTGAGCAGAACAGATGAACAACGAGGTGTATTAGGTTCAGCTGGTTTTCCAACCAATGGCAACCCTTACAATGAAATTAAAATGAGTGGAGTACTTGAGTCTTCTTACGGATTGAGTACTGATGGAATTGCTACCATCATTGGACACGAAATGGGGCACTGCATTGGTTTCCGTCATACCGACTACTTTGACCGCTCTATTAGCTGTGGTGGCAGTACCGCAAACGAAGGCGCAAGTGATGTAGGTGCTATCAACATTCCTGGCACTTTAAAAGACGCTGATTTGGCTGATAACGGATCTTGGATGTTGGCTTGTACCGACGGTAGTGATCGTCCTTTTACCAGCGGCGACCAGGCTGCTTTGAACTGGATGTATAAGAATAACTTCTAA